The following coding sequences are from one Triticum dicoccoides isolate Atlit2015 ecotype Zavitan chromosome 4A, WEW_v2.0, whole genome shotgun sequence window:
- the LOC119286404 gene encoding heterogeneous nuclear ribonucleoproteins A1 homolog isoform X1 has protein sequence MDRYQRVEKPRNETPIRENEIRITALGRMRNYIGYGMSLLEENGHDEITIKAMGRAINKTVMVAELIKRRVAGLHQNTSIESVGITDTWEPLEEGLVPLETTRHVSMITLTLSKEPLDTSSPGYQPPIPAEEVKPAFDYEHEGSFPSARGRGRGGPGGGRRGRGRAISNGPPPYDWGEEWEEDGDYYYNGRGRGRGRLRGRGRARGYHGGGRRGGYGYDYGYGGRGGYYEERGGYFDGEADEYQPPPGRGRGRGRRMEQSEYYNGEPDEYRPPPGRGRGRGRWMEQNEYFDEPYEYPPPGRGRGMGRRGGPWRARGRGRGPMLD, from the exons ATGGATAGATACCAAAGGGTGGAGAAGCCTCGGAATGAGACACCGATTCGCGAGAATGAGATCAGAATCACTGCGCTCGGGAGGATGAGGAACTATATCGGCTATGGAATGTCGTTGCTTGAG GAAAATGGGCATGATGAGATCACTATCAAAGCCATGGGACGAGCCATAAATAAGACGGTCATGGTTGCTGAATTGATCAAG AGAAGGGTTGCTGGTCTCCATCAGAATACGTCTATTGAATCTGTTGGCATCACCGACACATGGGAGCCTCTGGAAGAAGGCCTTGTCCC GCTAGAGACAACTCGTCATGTATCAATGATTACCCTAACATTGTCCAAGGAACCATTGGATACGTCATCTCCAGG GTACCAGCCACCCATACCAGCTGAAGAGGTGAAACCTgcttttgattatgaacatgaag GATCCTTTCCCTCTGCTCGTGGGAGAGGTCGTGGTGGACCTGGTGGCGGCCGAAGGGGCAGGGGCAGAG CTATTAGCAATGGACCCCCTCCTTATGACTGGGGTGAAGAATGGGAGGAGGATGGAGACTATTACTACAATGGTAGAGGCAGAGGGAGAGGCCGGCTAAGAGGAAGGGGAAGAGCCCGTGGCTACCACGGAGGTGGTCGACGTGGTGGCTATGGCTATGATTACGGTTATGGTGGCAGGGGTGGCTACTATGAAGAGCGGGGTGGATACTTTGATGGCGAAGCAGATGAGTATCAACCCCCTCCAGGCCGTG GGCGTGGCAGGGGAAGAAGAATGGAGCAGAGTGAGTACTACAATGGCGAACCAGATGAGTATCGCCCTCCTCCAGGCCGTG GGCGTGGCAGGGGAAGATGGATGGAGCAGAATGAATACTTCGACGAACCTTATGAATACCCTCCTCCAGGCCGTG GTCGTGGCATGGGAAGAAGGGGAGGGCCATGGCGCGCCCGAGGCCGCGGGCGTGGCCCGATGCTAGATTGA
- the LOC119286404 gene encoding heterogeneous nuclear ribonucleoproteins A1 homolog isoform X3 — protein sequence MDRYQRVEKPRNETPIRENEIRITALGRMRNYIGYGMSLLEENGHDEITIKAMGRAINKTVMVAELIKRRVAGLHQNTSIESVGITDTWEPLEEGLVPLETTRHVSMITLTLSKEPLDTSSPGYQPPIPAEEVKPAFDYEHEGSFPSARGRGRGGPGGGRRGRGRAISNGPPPYDWGEEWEEDGDYYYNGRGRGRGRLRGRGRARGYHGGGRRGGYGYDYGYGGRGGYYEERGGYFDGEADEYQPPPGRGRGRGRWMEQNEYFDEPYEYPPPGRGRGMGRRGGPWRARGRGRGPMLD from the exons ATGGATAGATACCAAAGGGTGGAGAAGCCTCGGAATGAGACACCGATTCGCGAGAATGAGATCAGAATCACTGCGCTCGGGAGGATGAGGAACTATATCGGCTATGGAATGTCGTTGCTTGAG GAAAATGGGCATGATGAGATCACTATCAAAGCCATGGGACGAGCCATAAATAAGACGGTCATGGTTGCTGAATTGATCAAG AGAAGGGTTGCTGGTCTCCATCAGAATACGTCTATTGAATCTGTTGGCATCACCGACACATGGGAGCCTCTGGAAGAAGGCCTTGTCCC GCTAGAGACAACTCGTCATGTATCAATGATTACCCTAACATTGTCCAAGGAACCATTGGATACGTCATCTCCAGG GTACCAGCCACCCATACCAGCTGAAGAGGTGAAACCTgcttttgattatgaacatgaag GATCCTTTCCCTCTGCTCGTGGGAGAGGTCGTGGTGGACCTGGTGGCGGCCGAAGGGGCAGGGGCAGAG CTATTAGCAATGGACCCCCTCCTTATGACTGGGGTGAAGAATGGGAGGAGGATGGAGACTATTACTACAATGGTAGAGGCAGAGGGAGAGGCCGGCTAAGAGGAAGGGGAAGAGCCCGTGGCTACCACGGAGGTGGTCGACGTGGTGGCTATGGCTATGATTACGGTTATGGTGGCAGGGGTGGCTACTATGAAGAGCGGGGTGGATACTTTGATGGCGAAGCAGATGAGTATCAACCCCCTCCAGGCCGTG GGCGTGGCAGGGGAAGATGGATGGAGCAGAATGAATACTTCGACGAACCTTATGAATACCCTCCTCCAGGCCGTG GTCGTGGCATGGGAAGAAGGGGAGGGCCATGGCGCGCCCGAGGCCGCGGGCGTGGCCCGATGCTAGATTGA
- the LOC119286404 gene encoding heterogeneous nuclear ribonucleoproteins A1 homolog isoform X2: MDRYQRVEKPRNETPIRENEIRITALGRMRNYIGYGMSLLEENGHDEITIKAMGRAINKTVMVAELIKRRVAGLHQNTSIESVGITDTWEPLEEGLVPLETTRHVSMITLTLSKEPLDTSSPGYQPPIPAEEVKPAFDYEHEGSFPSARGRGRGGPGGGRRGRGRAISNGPPPYDWGEEWEEDGDYYYNGRGRGRGRLRGRGRARGYHGGGRRGGYGYDYGYGGRGGYYEERGGYFDGEADEYQPPPGRGRGRGRRMEQSEYYNGEPDEYRPPPGRGRGMGRRGGPWRARGRGRGPMLD, from the exons ATGGATAGATACCAAAGGGTGGAGAAGCCTCGGAATGAGACACCGATTCGCGAGAATGAGATCAGAATCACTGCGCTCGGGAGGATGAGGAACTATATCGGCTATGGAATGTCGTTGCTTGAG GAAAATGGGCATGATGAGATCACTATCAAAGCCATGGGACGAGCCATAAATAAGACGGTCATGGTTGCTGAATTGATCAAG AGAAGGGTTGCTGGTCTCCATCAGAATACGTCTATTGAATCTGTTGGCATCACCGACACATGGGAGCCTCTGGAAGAAGGCCTTGTCCC GCTAGAGACAACTCGTCATGTATCAATGATTACCCTAACATTGTCCAAGGAACCATTGGATACGTCATCTCCAGG GTACCAGCCACCCATACCAGCTGAAGAGGTGAAACCTgcttttgattatgaacatgaag GATCCTTTCCCTCTGCTCGTGGGAGAGGTCGTGGTGGACCTGGTGGCGGCCGAAGGGGCAGGGGCAGAG CTATTAGCAATGGACCCCCTCCTTATGACTGGGGTGAAGAATGGGAGGAGGATGGAGACTATTACTACAATGGTAGAGGCAGAGGGAGAGGCCGGCTAAGAGGAAGGGGAAGAGCCCGTGGCTACCACGGAGGTGGTCGACGTGGTGGCTATGGCTATGATTACGGTTATGGTGGCAGGGGTGGCTACTATGAAGAGCGGGGTGGATACTTTGATGGCGAAGCAGATGAGTATCAACCCCCTCCAGGCCGTG GGCGTGGCAGGGGAAGAAGAATGGAGCAGAGTGAGTACTACAATGGCGAACCAGATGAGTATCGCCCTCCTCCAGGCCGTG GTCGTGGCATGGGAAGAAGGGGAGGGCCATGGCGCGCCCGAGGCCGCGGGCGTGGCCCGATGCTAGATTGA
- the LOC119286404 gene encoding heterogeneous nuclear ribonucleoproteins A1 homolog isoform X4, whose translation MDRYQRVEKPRNETPIRENEIRITALGRMRNYIGYGMSLLEENGHDEITIKAMGRAINKTVMVAELIKRRVAGLHQNTSIESVGITDTWEPLEEGLVPLETTRHVSMITLTLSKEPLDTSSPGYQPPIPAEEVKPAFDYEHEGSFPSARGRGRGGPGGGRRGRGRAISNGPPPYDWGEEWEEDGDYYYNGRGRGRGRLRGRGRARGYHGGGRRGGYGYDYGYGGRGGYYEERGGYFDGEADEYQPPPGRGRGMGRRGGPWRARGRGRGPMLD comes from the exons ATGGATAGATACCAAAGGGTGGAGAAGCCTCGGAATGAGACACCGATTCGCGAGAATGAGATCAGAATCACTGCGCTCGGGAGGATGAGGAACTATATCGGCTATGGAATGTCGTTGCTTGAG GAAAATGGGCATGATGAGATCACTATCAAAGCCATGGGACGAGCCATAAATAAGACGGTCATGGTTGCTGAATTGATCAAG AGAAGGGTTGCTGGTCTCCATCAGAATACGTCTATTGAATCTGTTGGCATCACCGACACATGGGAGCCTCTGGAAGAAGGCCTTGTCCC GCTAGAGACAACTCGTCATGTATCAATGATTACCCTAACATTGTCCAAGGAACCATTGGATACGTCATCTCCAGG GTACCAGCCACCCATACCAGCTGAAGAGGTGAAACCTgcttttgattatgaacatgaag GATCCTTTCCCTCTGCTCGTGGGAGAGGTCGTGGTGGACCTGGTGGCGGCCGAAGGGGCAGGGGCAGAG CTATTAGCAATGGACCCCCTCCTTATGACTGGGGTGAAGAATGGGAGGAGGATGGAGACTATTACTACAATGGTAGAGGCAGAGGGAGAGGCCGGCTAAGAGGAAGGGGAAGAGCCCGTGGCTACCACGGAGGTGGTCGACGTGGTGGCTATGGCTATGATTACGGTTATGGTGGCAGGGGTGGCTACTATGAAGAGCGGGGTGGATACTTTGATGGCGAAGCAGATGAGTATCAACCCCCTCCAGGCCGTG GTCGTGGCATGGGAAGAAGGGGAGGGCCATGGCGCGCCCGAGGCCGCGGGCGTGGCCCGATGCTAGATTGA